Proteins from one Tenrec ecaudatus isolate mTenEca1 chromosome 8, mTenEca1.hap1, whole genome shotgun sequence genomic window:
- the TRMT9B gene encoding putative tRNA methyltransferase 9B isoform X2, producing MDQEAAQLEKQHVHHVYESTAPFFSDVQSKAWPRVRQFLQEQKPGSLVADIGCGTGKYLKVNSQVHTLGCDYCGPLVEIARNRGCEVMVCDNLNLPFRDRGFDTIISIGVIHHFSTKQRRIRAIKEMARVLAPGGQLMIYVWALEQENRRFERQDVLVPWNRALCSQAFPECSQSGRTRHCGHAERSHPYPPPYSECGYSACFKERCGSKQPPSTGHHLSRTCCVQISKEGEEENGFYTTLGRSFRAWFFSRSLDESFLSKQVDRARPSTNPGWASNTVAVQPSRHCSLDLGHGQPRSAQGQDLDEEVFEASASQTNVPRLRAPGAQKHLNGDHRGRTGGNGDGPVVSGPGGPESAVGAGNLEGGHPAAGTRLRRNSTAGSTASVPDGTIPVAQRQRDALDPSSFMRYYHVFRDGELCGLLTEHVAELRILSAGNDHGNWCLIAEKRGGD from the exons ATGGACCAGGAAGCCGCCCAGCTGGAGAAGCAGCACGTGCATCATGTGTACGAGAGCACCGCGCCTTTCTTCAGCGACGTGCAGAGCAAAGCCTGGCCGCGTGTCCGCCAGTTCCTCCAGGAGCAGAAACCGGGAAGCCTCGTCGCTGACATAG GTTGTGGGACGGGAAAGTATCTGAAAGTGAACAGCCAGGTGCACACCCTGGGCTGTGACTACTGCGGGCCACTGGTAGAGATTGCCCGGAATAGAGGATGTGAAGTCATGGTATGTGACAACCTTAATCTCCCCTTTAGGGATCGGGGCTTCGATACCATCATCTCCATCGGAG TCATACATCATTTCTCTACAAAACAAAGAAGAATCCGAGCAATAAAAGAAATGGCTAGAGTCTTAGCTCCTGGAGGCCAGCTGATGATCTATGTCTGGGCTCTGGAACAAGAGAACCGTCGCTTTGAGAGGCAAGATGTCCTTGTCCCCTGGAACAGGGCCTTGTGTTCCCAGGCCTTCCCCGAATGCAGCCAGTCTGGAAGGACGCGGCACTGTGGGCATGCAGAAAGGAGCCATCCCTACCCCCCTCCGTACTCGGAGTGTGGTTActctgcatgttttaaagagcgaTGTGGCTCGAAACAGCCCCCCAGCACGGGCCACCACCTGAGCAGAACCTGTTGTGTACAAATCTCTAAGGAAGGCGAGGAAGAAAACGGGTTCTATACCACATTAGGGCGATCGTTTCGTGCCTGGTTTTTCTCCAGATCTTTGGACGAATCCTTTCTGAGCAAGCAGGTTGACAGAGCGAGACCTTCGACAAACCCTGGATGGGCCAGCAACACCGTCGCCGTGCAGCCTTCCAGGCATTGCAGTTTGGACCTAGGTCACGGCCAGCCAAGGTCGGCACAAGGTCAGGACTTAGATGAGGAAGTGTTTGAGGCATCTGCCTCGCAGACGAACGTGCCAAGGCTGAGAGCCCCGGGAGCACAGAAGCATTTAAATGGAGACCATCGAGGACGGACTGGGGGGAATGGAGACGGGCCTGTTGTGAGTGGGCCCGGCGGCCCTGAGAGCGCTGTGGGTGCAGGTAACTTGGAAGGAGGTCACCCTGCTGCTGGAACACGGTTGAGAAGGAATTCGACCGCCGGGTCCACGGCGTCCGTCCCCGACGGCACGATTCCCGTCGCGCAGCGGCAGCGGGATGCTCTGGATCCCAGTTCCTTCATGCGCTACTACCACGTGTTCCGGGACGGCGAGCTGTGCGGGCTGCTGACGGAGCACGTGGCTGAGCTGCGCATCCTGAGCGCCGGCAATGACCACGGCAACTGGTGTCTCATCGCCGAGAAGAGGGGGGGCGACTGA
- the TRMT9B gene encoding putative tRNA methyltransferase 9B isoform X1 yields the protein MARVLAPGGQLMIYVWALEQENRRFERQDVLVPWNRALCSQAFPECSQSGRTRHCGHAERSHPYPPPYSECGYSACFKERCGSKQPPSTGHHLSRTCCVQISKEGEEENGFYTTLGRSFRAWFFSRSLDESFLSKQVDRARPSTNPGWASNTVAVQPSRHCSLDLGHGQPRSAQGQDLDEEVFEASASQTNVPRLRAPGAQKHLNGDHRGRTGGNGDGPVVSGPGGPESAVGAGNLEGGHPAAGTRLRRNSTAGSTASVPDGTIPVAQRQRDALDPSSFMRYYHVFRDGELCGLLTEHVAELRILSAGNDHGNWCLIAEKRGGD from the coding sequence ATGGCTAGAGTCTTAGCTCCTGGAGGCCAGCTGATGATCTATGTCTGGGCTCTGGAACAAGAGAACCGTCGCTTTGAGAGGCAAGATGTCCTTGTCCCCTGGAACAGGGCCTTGTGTTCCCAGGCCTTCCCCGAATGCAGCCAGTCTGGAAGGACGCGGCACTGTGGGCATGCAGAAAGGAGCCATCCCTACCCCCCTCCGTACTCGGAGTGTGGTTActctgcatgttttaaagagcgaTGTGGCTCGAAACAGCCCCCCAGCACGGGCCACCACCTGAGCAGAACCTGTTGTGTACAAATCTCTAAGGAAGGCGAGGAAGAAAACGGGTTCTATACCACATTAGGGCGATCGTTTCGTGCCTGGTTTTTCTCCAGATCTTTGGACGAATCCTTTCTGAGCAAGCAGGTTGACAGAGCGAGACCTTCGACAAACCCTGGATGGGCCAGCAACACCGTCGCCGTGCAGCCTTCCAGGCATTGCAGTTTGGACCTAGGTCACGGCCAGCCAAGGTCGGCACAAGGTCAGGACTTAGATGAGGAAGTGTTTGAGGCATCTGCCTCGCAGACGAACGTGCCAAGGCTGAGAGCCCCGGGAGCACAGAAGCATTTAAATGGAGACCATCGAGGACGGACTGGGGGGAATGGAGACGGGCCTGTTGTGAGTGGGCCCGGCGGCCCTGAGAGCGCTGTGGGTGCAGGTAACTTGGAAGGAGGTCACCCTGCTGCTGGAACACGGTTGAGAAGGAATTCGACCGCCGGGTCCACGGCGTCCGTCCCCGACGGCACGATTCCCGTCGCGCAGCGGCAGCGGGATGCTCTGGATCCCAGTTCCTTCATGCGCTACTACCACGTGTTCCGGGACGGCGAGCTGTGCGGGCTGCTGACGGAGCACGTGGCTGAGCTGCGCATCCTGAGCGCCGGCAATGACCACGGCAACTGGTGTCTCATCGCCGAGAAGAGGGGGGGCGACTGA